Proteins encoded within one genomic window of Oncorhynchus masou masou isolate Uvic2021 chromosome 1, UVic_Omas_1.1, whole genome shotgun sequence:
- the LOC135547397 gene encoding G1/S-specific cyclin-E1-like: MLRKGTNVESRSIDHEMPKETTVRSRKRKADVAIYLQDPDEVAEMIKKKQCGTPVCWNPESVFTSPCRRIPAPDNEVAQPVALNTNGFSARYTFKNIFVTPTRSSPLPVLCWASRDDVWNNLLRKDETYSRDIHIMAKHPHLQPKMRAILLDWLIEVCELYKLHRETFYLAQDYFDRFMATQTNVFKSTLQLIGISSLFIAAKMEEIYPPKVHQFAYVTDGACTEDDILCMELIIMKELKWRLSPLTSVSWLNIYMQIAYLKESEEVLIPQYPQTTFVQIAELLDLCVLDVKSLEFCYGVLAASALFHFSSLELVEKVSALKWLDVEACVRWMVPFAMSIREVGSSALRPFKGIPADDMHNIQTHAAYLDWMAKACSYPQVDVDRSQSSPIPSGVLTPPPSSEKPEGTVS; the protein is encoded by the exons ATGCTAAGAAAGGG GACAAATGTGGAATCCAGGTCTATTGATCACGAGATGCCCAAGGAAACTACAGTGAGATCCAGGAAAAGAAAAGCCGACGTTGCCATT TATTTGCAAGACCCAGATGAAGTGGCAGAGATGATCAAAAAGAAACAGTGTGGAACTCCG GTGTGCTGGAATCCTGAGTCGGTTTTCACAAGCCCGTGCAGGCGGATCCCCGCGCCTGACAATGAAGTCGCCCAACCAGTTGCCTTGAATACCAATGGCTTTTCCGCTCGGTACACCTTCAAAAACATATTTGTCACTCCCACCAGGTCTTCCCCTCTTCCTGTGCTATG CTGGGCAAGCAGGGACGATGTATGGAACAATCTGTTGAGGAAAGACGAGACGTATTCTCGAGACATCCACATCATGGCCAAACACCCACACCTCCAACCCAAGATGAGGGCTATTCTTCTGGACTGGCTAATAGAG GTGTGTGAGTTGTACAAGCTACACAGAGAAACATTTTACCTGGCTCAGGATTACTTTGATAGGTTCATGGCCACGCAGACCAATGTTTTCAAGTCAACACTACAGCTCATCGGTATCTCTTCTCTGTTTATAGCTGCCAAAATGGAG GAAATCTACCCTCCAAAGGTGCATCAATTTGCCTATGTTACTGATGGTGCCTGCACTGAGGATGATATCTTATGTATGGAGCTAATCATTATGAAG GAGCTGAAGTGGCGTTTGAGTCCCCTGACATCTGTGTCCTGGCTGAACATCTACATGCAGATTGCCTACCTGAAAGAGTCCGAGGAGGTTCTCATCCCACAGTACCCACAAACTACGTTTGTACAGATTGCTGAG CTCCTGgacctgtgtgtgttggatgtgAAATCTCTGGAGTTCTGCTATGGAGTGCTGGCTGCCTCTGCCCTGTTCCATTTCTCCTCGCTGGAGCTGGTGGAGAAAGTCTCAG CTCTGAAGTGGTTAGACGTTGAGGCGTGTGTGAGGTGGATGGTCCCCTTTGCCATGTCCATCAGAGAAGTTGGCAGCTCAGCCCTGAGGCCCTTCAAAGGAATCCCAGCAGATGACATGCATAACATCCAGACCCATGCTGCCTATCTGGACTGGATG GCGAAGGCATGCTCCTACCCACAAGTGGATGTAGATCGCAGCCAGAGTTCCCCAATACCGTCCGGAGTGCTCACTCCGCCCCCTAGCAGCGAGAAACCAGAGGGCACCGTCTCTTGA
- the si:ch211-260e23.9 gene encoding tumor protein p53-inducible nuclear protein 2 encodes MIGKIFAHFLGSTDDDFSTDDNETYEELIEFEEGGWVIINIQENNSLTPPEEDPLENLLIEHPSMSVYQIRHQTSDEEDSDEEDVSPRPVPVKQHVSWRLAAWGSPLPCNVQLLAIQRARTHMECKELTRSALQRQNLAKMRFSPSDRRFGLFKQPCQRLYNY; translated from the exons ATGATTGGAAAGATATTTGCCCATTTCCTTGGTAGCACAGATGATGATTTTTCCACAGATGACAATGAAACCTATGAGGAGCTCATTGAGtttgaggagggaggatgggtcATTATCAACATTCAAG AGAACAACTCCTTGACCCCGCCTGAGGAAGACCCTTTGGAGAACCTGCTGATTGAGCATCCCAGTATGTCTGTATACCAGATCAGACACCAGACCAGTGATGAGGAAGACTCAGATGAAGAGGATGTTTCTCCCAG GCCTGTGCCAGTCAAACAGCACGTGTCCTGGAGGTTAGCTGCCTGGGGCAGCCCGCTTCCATGCAACGTCCAACTGCTTGCCATACAGCGAGCCCGGACTCACATGGAGTGCAAGGAGCTGACCAGGAGTGCTCTCCAGAGACAGAACCTTGCCAAGATGCGATTCTCCCCCTCTGACAGACGCTTTGGTCTCTTCAAACAACCCTGCCAGCGCCTGTACAACTACTGA